From the Elaeis guineensis isolate ETL-2024a chromosome 16, EG11, whole genome shotgun sequence genome, the window TCTTACAATAATCATCAACTTGGTTTCAATTTCGAGTTCACAATTTGTCATAAATGATATATACCATCGTGTGCTTAATCACTTTCATGGTACCGGACATCGCCATCATATTTTTGACCATGCAACATACTTATCaagaaattattattaataatatcaatagcatagtatatatataatattataatataatattaaatatttgtcATATTGTATTACATATTTTACTTTGTTAAAATAGCAACATCATATGTGCTATGATGATAGCTAGTAATGTACTtggataaaaatatatgcatattaCATTTACAtcttatattaataatttttataaaactaCAACATaattacatattttttaatatgattagaaataTAATATTACATAATACTAAATTATTATGCTATCAGCATAGAACAATATTAtaacattattatattattttaatatataatattgtaACACTATACTATATTATTACATATTAGTATAGAATACTGCTATTCTATTGTGATGttttaataatatatcatatcatattattttgtaataaaaaattaaaataatattatattataggaTGCATCAATGTTATAAAGTGAGTTTATTATAACATTATCATCATGCTTATGATCAAATTAATACTATGATTAATGGATATAAtgttctaaaaaataatatttttatttttattatgctactttaattaattttatctctttctCATGAGTTAGCTAAACTCAAATTCACATGATGATGCAGCGGGGTTAGAAAAACAAATTCTTGAAAATGTGCATTCGAAATCCAGTACGGAACCAAACACCATCTTCTAAAGCTTCCTTAGCATCTAAACACAATCCCATCTAAATGGGACCTTAGGAAGCAGCAAAACAATCTTTAACAGTAACATCTATTTGTAGCTAACCACTACCATGACTCGAAGCCAAAATCTCCCGGGTCATGCCCATAAGGGATGAGTTCCAATTCCCAATCAAtttttcctctttattttttttttttttaaaaagcattTGACTCGTGGTCTCGGTCAATTCAGACCATTAAGAGCATCTACCACCGTTGGATCCTAATCCGACTGCAAGAGAAGAAACATGAGTTAAAACCCAACCAAACCCAAACGGGACAAACCTCTAAACCCGGTCACGTGACACCCCCTTCGCGCGCCAAGCTGTCCGTGGATGCATTCGAATCTGACTGCAAGAAAAGAAACATGCGTCCAAACCCAACCGGAATCGGAGcagaaaaaaaatagtaataattAATAGCGAAGAAACGGCTATTTCCAAACTCTATAAAACCCGGCGATGACATGGGGTGGAGGTAAGAAGGCTCTAAACGAGGTTTCTTGGACGAGAGCAGCGAGAAAAGCTCCAAGAAAGCTCGAAAACCCTTCCTCGTTCTCTGTTCCCACCGTCTTCTCCAGTTGCTCGATCCACGGTTCTTGGATGTGTTAATCTGTTCCTTTCCTGTTCTCTGCCGGACTTTTACGCCTCGGTCTCCGTCTTTGATCGCATCGGAGCAGCTCGATCTTTTCCGATTGTTTGTTTCTTGGGCGGAAGGGGATACGTGCGGAGGTTGATGGAAAAGGGCGGTGGGCGAAAGAGAATCCGCCCGTCGACGGCGGAGGATGAGGCGCTGAAGAAGAATACCGATTGCGTGTTCTTCCTGGCGTCGCCATTGATCTGCAATAAGGTAAGGTGCCTTTCTTATTCGGTCTTTTTGTTCTTGTTATGTTATATTTTTTTGTTCTTGTTATGTTATAGTTTGATTCTACATTTTGCTTTGTGTTCTTTTTGAtgctatcttaatttttttggggTCTTGATtttagatggatttgatttttGCTGAATTTTCTCGGTTTTGTATATTATTTGGGTTCTTGTGCATGAATCTTGGGAAGTGATCGGTTTTGTATGTTATTTAGGTTCTGGTGCATGAATCTTGGGAAGTGGTTGAATTTGATCGGTTTCGTATGTTATTTAGGTTCTTGTGCATGAATCTTGGAAAGTGACGCCTGATTGGATTTTGGAGTACATGATTGGCTTAAATGGTGATTTAAGAAAAAGCGGATCAACCTTTAGCGCATATCTTTGATGATTTTtgtttttgattttcaaaatttgatgatTCGAATTGATTTAAACAGCCTTATTGTTTCCCCTGTAATCTCCTTGACTGATTTTCTTCTGAGCTTGCTTCTTAATAAAATCTAGGGTTATGTCTTGTTAGttgatgataaatttcataaattaCTTGTTTGGCATAGTTCTGAAGTTCACAATTTGGGAAAAAAACCATCAGCATCCATCACACAGTTTActgataaatttcataaattaCTTGTTTGGCATAGTTCTAAAGTTCACAATTTGGGAAAAAAACCATCAGCATCCATCACACATAGTTTACTCGTTTTGTAGTTTTTGTATTGACATAGCTTCTTTGAAAGCTTGCAAGAAGATGCATCCCATGTACTCGTGCAATATCATGTCCTGTATCATGTGACACCAGATTGTTTGTCTTTTATGGGCAATTCACAGAATTTTGTACTTGCAAAGTAACACTAGGAGCTGTTTAATTTTGCGAAGCCTTATTTTTCCACTATTTTTAATCTTTTGGATCGGTCCTCGTGCGGCGATGCTGCATGGACTTGGATTCGATGGTTGTATCCAAGCACGTGTGCAATTGTCTAGGTTGGCAagaggaacgggaggagaactaGAAGCACATAGGAAATAAAGTTCAACAAAACTATATTTTCCTCAAtccaaaatatcaaatataaatattAGAAGATTTTTTTTGTTAAGGTTTCCAAGGTTTTCCATATGGTATGTAAAAATTTTGGTGGTGTTGTTTTGTTGTTGAGTGTTTACCCATTGGTGATTCACGGTAGCACTTGATTTCAAGCACAAGACTTGCTTAAGCGTACATTGAAGATATAAATCTAGTAAATTGTGATGCCTTCGCGGATCTAAAGATGATTACAAGATAGGTATGAGAGTCTTGGTGGCATCATATTAGTAGGAAGCTTCTACCTAGTGTAACATACCAAGTTCACAAACTTCCCTCAAGTATATCTAAGATATCTCAATTCCCTCTTGCATCCATATCTGCTTGCATGCCCATTAGTTCTGGCAACTGAAGGTGACGCTAGGCATGGAAAGCAGACCAAGCCGGCCATTTTGAATAACCTTGTCATTTTCAGCTATTGCATTGTCATTACTTGCCATGTTTTGTAGCTATCTATGTGCTATCTCATATCTAATTCTGTTTTCCTTTTCTACTTTTCAAGTAATTAATAGACCTATTGGTTTTGTCCTTGGACGTTTCTCACATGAAAATGTCCATCTCATCTTACAATTGCCTTTCCATATCTCTCGTCAGTTTCCTCACAGCGGTGTGTATGCATTATAACATTTAGATAACTTTTCTACAATAAGATTAGGATTTTGGTGAGACCCTATCATCTGTCTCATACAcgagcgcgcgcgcgcacacacaacaTAGCCAAATGCTCACAGCAGTGTCAGACCTATCTTTATATTTTTGTGACAAATGCTCACATTTTTCTGATGCATTACCAATAGTAGTTGTATTCACCTTTGATTTTTCTATCCAAGAAAATGGAAGCACTCATCTTGTCTATGGTAGACTTGATTTGgtacatattttattttcatagcaCATTGTCAGCTATTGTATTAAAGTTCCAATATCAAGTAATataatgtttttttttcttttttagggaaATGAATGCGAGTATCGTCATTGTGATGGTGCCAGAGCCAACCCTAGGGATTGCTGGTACTGGCTGAATGGGAACTGTCTGAATCTGAAATGTTTGTTCCGGCATGCGGTAATTAAGTCTTTACTCTGTTAATTGATGCACTACATATTTTGTTCACACCCATGTGAAAACATGATTCCACATTTAGAGACATTTCAATGTGAATGTTGCATGTCATCCATGTGGGACAATCAAAGCTATTTTCATTTATTTGTTTCATGTGGAAGTGGTTGCTTGTTTGTTATATTCTTttagattataagtttatattgTTTAATTTTGCACATGCAACTGTTTTTGTGTTTGAATGAAAACCTTATTTATGCTGTTATTTCTTCAGCCACTTGATGGCCTGTTTGGGACTCAAGGGCCTTCTTCAGGGCCAGTTCAACCTCCTTCACGAGCTGTTGCAACAACAAAAATCCCTGCAGGACATGCTCCTTCCACTATGAATAAGGAAAGGGTGCCGTGCTACTATTTTCAAAGAGGACACTGTTTAAAAGGTGAAAGATGCCCTTTCACTCATGGCCCACAGGCATCTGGTAATCCTGTTTCGCAGCAGGTCGCAAAGGTTACCACAATAATTCCTGAACCAGCACTTCAGCATTTTCAAGGAAATCAAAGACAAATTCCCCAGGGAAGCTCTAGAAGCACTCGCCTGCAAGGAAGAATTACACTCCCTGGAAGGTCTTTGCCTGACATCCCAAATGATTTGCCATCTGAAAATCATGGGAATAGAGGAAGACCTCGAGGCAGACCGTCACCACTCAGACCAAGAAATTATCAGGGGAGGCATCATGAAAGAGTAAGACAGAGATCAAATGAGGAGTTCGCTGCAGATGCAAGAAGTTCTGGAAGAAAGCGAACTAGAAGAGATGATACAAGCCCCCCAGATTTTGCTGGTCCAAAGAGTCTTGCAGAGCTGAAAGGTGCAAAGGTCATGGAGAATTCTCAAGATTTGTCCACCAAGAGTATAAGTGCTGCTACCCCTCTACAGCTGAATAATATGAAGACTGCAAAAGGAGCAGAGCTTCGGTATCCTAAAGATTCTCTCTCATTTGAAGGTCCGAAGTCACTGAGCGtcattcttaaaagaaaaagagaggtagCATCTGCAAATGATGCAAGCAGTGGAGATGAAAATGATCGAAGAGATGGAGAAAATGCAGCAGATGGTTCTGTTTTAGTTGCTTTATCAGATGTGCATCAGTCTATTCTTCCAGTAGAAACCAAGAAAGATGGTCATGACGATGCCAGCAGTCTTGAAGAGAACAAGGATAGAACAACCAAGGAGAAAGAAGAAGGGGGTCTAAACCATGGAGAAGAGGGATCAATCTATGACGGTCGTTCTTCAGCTGAAGAAGATATGTTTGATGCAGATGATAGTATGGAAGTGGATGTTATGGAAGATCAAGAGTTGGAGAACTATGTCCAGACATATGGAGAGTTTGATTATGAGGCATTTGAGGGCGGGGACTGGAACAACAAACATGATGAGAATGTAAACCAAGAGAATGAAGACAAGTTTGATGATGAGGATGACTTTGCTAAAAAGGTCGATGCCCTCCTTGCTTGCATGTCGGTAAATTAAGACTGCTTTTACTTGTTTGGATATTCTCGAGGAGGCCTCAGTTAtgtaatttttgaatttattgGAGAGTGTTCGTTATGCTTGATGTTTTTAGAATAGTACCAGGTGTTTTTATTCTATCTTGCTTGTTCGCCAGCAGTCGGAGATGAAAGATAAAAGACAGATGTAGTCTAAAGGATGACCCATAAAATTATGTAACTTCTTATTGCCTCTGCAGTCTTCTGGGCTGTTTAGAATCTTTTACTGTACTTTATTTTGTTTATCAGTGAATCAAATGAAGAAGATAATGAATCGCCCAATCTGGGTATTTTTCTGGCTCTCTAATCTAGTTTCTGTAGCTCATATGGGATTTTCGTTATACTTGGCGGGCCGAGctcaatgagatattttcttggaAAAATATTTCGCTgagttttttttcttctttctcgttTAAACAAAATTTATCATTATATAGGGAAAAAAATCTGATAAGGTTATGTTATCGTTTAATAATTTATCATTCCATGTTGGCAAACTCAAACCAGTTAATACAGGGAGAGGGGTGGAAGTGTGTATGCTTGCGGACCCGCGCGCGCAAGTGTATGTATGGTGAAATTGCACAAGGGCAAGGTGGGCATACTATTTTTTTATTCTGTGTTCCCAGAATTAGCTAAACAACCATGATTGAGGTTTATCTCAAGAAGAATTGACCTTAGAATATACTAGAATTGATATAAGTTTTAGTGGATATCAGGCTCGAAGCCATattttgcatgcatatatttatataGGGTGTCAAAGTTGTACAATTTAAAGCAATGCTTAATAGGCCCaagcaaccttttttttttttttttttttctttttggtagaaCCAAGCTACTTGACTAATGCGTGGCTATCTGTATCATAGTCATGCAATCAATAATATGCATTTTCTCCTTTTGGCAGAAGGGACGGTAGCAATGGACTATATGACAGGAACTAGTCCTCCAGGTAAATCTAACGTCCAAACCTTGGTGCAGGCAAGGTTTCTATTTAGATCATAAGGTATAAAAACTATAGGTGGCATTCAATCTCTAAAGTATCCACACGTTCATACTTTGTGTTTCTTGTTTTTGGATTTgatacagattttttttttttttgacagaagGATTCAGCATATATTTAGAAAACTTAAGTATTATATACGGTAGAATTAATCACCCAACTACCATATGGACTAAAAGTTTTTTGATAAAGGACTTGAACCTCCATTTTCAAATTCATCGAATAATATAGCGTCACAAATATCTAAGGGtgtattagaaaatttttagaaaagtttatgttgcggccaatcgcctcgtcgcccgatcgtcgggaagcgtgcacctgcaaaaggaggtccgtactgaccggaggcggctccggcggggaccctccgacggtcaagtcagagaggtgactgggcaacagtgaaatatagacggagagctcgagagagagagagggaggagcgagcctgcgttttcGGGAGGGACGGagtggatcgatcccttgcactgttgccttccccgatttatatagtggagcacggtatggcgccgtcattaatggcgcggacaagtgaggaactgtcaactcactgtggactgtcagggtcgccgtgaaaatgtcatgtcgccgtgtggctgtccaatcaccagggttgacaatgccctcggcgggacaatgcccctaggtaaccgcgccgcatgtccgtgtcagagctgacaaggtctggcggctgtacggcgatcagaggagtcgaccgaccctaggtcggtggccagctgagtggcgtcgggcccctccgttggtcggcgagtgagtcggccatcatacttctcggtcggtcggccagtcggtcggtcggccggagtcggccggtcggtcggtcggcccgtcggggtcgtccgtcggggtcggccagtcggtcggtcggccgtcggagtcggccagtcggtcggtcggcccttcggggtcggccagtcggagtcgtccgtcggggtcggccagtcggagtcgtccgtcggggtcggccagtcggtcggtcggccgtcggagtcggccagtcggtcggtcggcccgttggggtcggccagtcggtcggtcgtccgtcggggtcggccagtcggagtcgtccgtcggggtcggccagtcggtcggtcggccgtcggagtcggccagtcggtcggtcggccagtcggccccttcgaccgtaagtcggtcggtgggtattccccaacagttgcccccctccactcctgagcccgatgtcgtgttggctcgcgtgaacacgtgggcgacgacttcggacgaaaggagtggttttccgtcttttcttgccccgactctgacgatcacatcaacgaacgatccaatatcggttgtcccgactgtaggtcgagcatgcacgtcgggtcggaggtcggccaacctcgaacgttgctcgtcgacacgatcattccgcagaatctgttgtcgagtagcatccgacgtattcggataggataacgatggcaagtcgaatatccattgtccagcccttggtcggacgtatgcgtcgggatatatgataaacggtggcaagccgaatatccttcgatcggtcgtgaccagatcggtatgtcgcgaatgcgactgcggtcgtcttggcattttgcccttcttagtcgaagctaagtcggcaagttagccagccgcattagtcgaaaccctttgccttcaaaggtgggggccgtcgtagatattccgctccttcgatctccgtcgtagaatccgatatgtcctcgacgatcgagacgtagattgagcAATTGGTTCGGCGATTCGTCGATCAGGCCGATGACGgagtcatagattcggcgatcggcaatc encodes:
- the LOC105037357 gene encoding uncharacterized protein codes for the protein MEKGGGRKRIRPSTAEDEALKKNTDCVFFLASPLICNKGNECEYRHCDGARANPRDCWYWLNGNCLNLKCLFRHAPLDGLFGTQGPSSGPVQPPSRAVATTKIPAGHAPSTMNKERVPCYYFQRGHCLKGERCPFTHGPQASGNPVSQQVAKVTTIIPEPALQHFQGNQRQIPQGSSRSTRLQGRITLPGRSLPDIPNDLPSENHGNRGRPRGRPSPLRPRNYQGRHHERVRQRSNEEFAADARSSGRKRTRRDDTSPPDFAGPKSLAELKGAKVMENSQDLSTKSISAATPLQLNNMKTAKGAELRYPKDSLSFEGPKSLSVILKRKREVASANDASSGDENDRRDGENAADGSVLVALSDVHQSILPVETKKDGHDDASSLEENKDRTTKEKEEGGLNHGEEGSIYDGRSSAEEDMFDADDSMEVDVMEDQELENYVQTYGEFDYEAFEGGDWNNKHDENVNQENEDKFDDEDDFAKKVDALLACMSVN